The bacterium genome includes the window TCGAGAGCCCTCTACCTGCTCATGGTTCTGGCGTTCGTCCTCTCGGGCCTGACCAGTGAGGGGCTGAAAGTGCTGATCGGCCGTTCCCGCCCCTTCATCGCCTACTCAGGTCAGATCGAGCCCGTCACCCGGCCCATCACCCACTCGTTTCCCTCAGGCCACGCCACCGAAAGCACGGCCCTGATCCTTCCCTTTCTTGTTTTCCTGAGAAAGGAATCGCGCCGTGTCTTCCTCCTGAAGCTCGTGCTGGTGATCGTGGCGCTGACGGTGTGTTATTCGCGGATTGCCCTGGGCGTGCATTTTCTCAGCGATGTGCTGGCGGGAGTCGGCGTTGCCTTGATCTGTTTCCCGGCCGCTGTTTGGGCAGCCAATGCGGCCATTACAAAATGGCACTGGAAAAAAGCCCGGGCCTGATCTGCCGGGCGGCCCCTCTGCACTTCTCTCTGTCGGTCGCACTGGAACTCTACATGGTGAATGAGCTCAAAAAACGCAATGTGGTCATTGATATTGCCAAAGGCATCAGTATCATCCTGGTGGTCATCGGACACAGTCCCGTGCTGGTCAGGATGATTCCGCTGAACAACTTTCTCACCTCGTTCCGGCTGCCCTTTTTCTTTTTTGTCTCGGGAGTCTTTTTCAATTACAGCAAACCCTTCGGCCGGGTTCTCGCCGACAAAGCGGATGCCCTGCTGAAACCCTACCTGGTCACGTTGCTGCTCTACGGAATCATCGAAGTGGCGCGGCATCAAGCGGACCCGGGCGGGTATCTGTTTGGCATCCTTTACGGCACCAGCCATCTTCTGCCCTTGCGCTGGCGGCCGCTGTGGTTTTTACCGCATCTTTTTAGCGTCATCCTTTTTTCCTGGGTGTTCGTCCGCATTA containing:
- a CDS encoding phosphatase PAP2 family protein; translated protein: MSLTKKQTLWMLLLFAGLWILALAIWQQSELDRRIVFAHETLRQHTSLILFLSLVSRYGMGAIFVFTLAYLLPFTRPALRKSRALYLLMVLAFVLSGLTSEGLKVLIGRSRPFIAYSGQIEPVTRPITHSFPSGHATESTALILPFLVFLRKESRRVFLLKLVLVIVALTVCYSRIALGVHFLSDVLAGVGVALICFPAAVWAANAAITKWHWKKARA